A portion of the Halogeometricum sp. S1BR25-6 genome contains these proteins:
- a CDS encoding Sir2 family NAD-dependent protein deacetylase, which yields MDEQVADLAETLVAADGVTVLTGAGASAASGVPTFRGDGGIWGTEFDVEKFTLERFERDPRGFWEDRLELHDRLFGDASGPNEAHRALVWLEELGVVDAVVTQNTDGLHRDAGTQRLVELHGDASRSVCAACGESVPTETSLDEVRAGDAPPSCPEFGCEGHLRPDVVLYGEDLSEAAYGSARRLAWESDVFLVVGSSMTVEPAASLPVEAAERGELAVFDAAETVNDGLADYVVRGDAAETLPALVEAVQSRMTGMEEAHPTREGRRVR from the coding sequence ATGGATGAACAGGTGGCCGACCTGGCGGAGACGCTGGTCGCGGCCGACGGGGTAACCGTGCTGACCGGTGCGGGCGCGAGCGCCGCGTCCGGCGTACCGACGTTCCGCGGCGACGGGGGAATCTGGGGAACCGAGTTCGACGTCGAGAAGTTCACGCTCGAACGATTCGAACGCGACCCGCGGGGGTTCTGGGAGGACCGCCTCGAACTGCACGACCGACTGTTCGGGGACGCCTCCGGACCGAACGAGGCCCACCGCGCGCTCGTGTGGCTGGAGGAACTGGGCGTCGTCGACGCCGTCGTGACGCAGAACACCGACGGACTCCACCGCGACGCGGGGACGCAGCGACTCGTCGAACTGCACGGCGACGCGTCGCGGTCGGTCTGTGCGGCGTGCGGGGAGTCCGTACCGACCGAAACGTCGCTGGACGAGGTCCGCGCCGGCGACGCCCCGCCCTCGTGCCCCGAGTTCGGCTGCGAGGGTCACCTCAGACCCGACGTGGTCCTCTACGGCGAGGACCTCTCGGAGGCGGCTTACGGGTCGGCGCGCCGACTCGCCTGGGAGAGCGACGTGTTCCTCGTCGTCGGGTCGTCGATGACGGTCGAACCCGCGGCGTCGCTTCCCGTCGAGGCGGCCGAGCGCGGGGAACTCGCCGTCTTCGACGCCGCCGAGACGGTCAACGACGGCCTCGCGGACTACGTCGTTCGCGGCGACGCCGCGGAGACGCTCCCGGCCCTCGTCGAGGCGGTACAGTCGCGGATGACCGGGATGGAGGAGGCACATCCCACGCGGGAGGGAAGGCGGGTCAGGTAA
- a CDS encoding complex I NDUFA9 subunit family protein — protein sequence MKVLVVGGSGFIGTNLCRELKSRGHEVTALSRSPSSEDLPAGVNKAMGNVTAYDSIKEAFEGMDAVYNLVALSPLFKPSGGNEMHDKIHRQGTENVVRAAEKHEVDHLVHMSALGADPDGPTAYIRAKGRAEEIVTESVLDWTVFRPSVVFGDGGEFVSFTKMLAPPYVSMLPGGGKTRFQPIWVGDLVPMMSDALEDEKHVGQVYEVGGPDKMTLAEIAKLIHESDGRSTTVVSVPMGLAKIGLTVAGSVPGFPMGADQYRSLKFDNVTDDNDIGAFDYSTGELTTLKAYLNDRRER from the coding sequence ATGAAAGTTCTCGTCGTCGGCGGCAGCGGCTTCATCGGGACGAACCTGTGTCGCGAACTCAAATCGCGGGGTCACGAGGTGACGGCCCTCTCGCGGAGTCCGAGCAGCGAGGACCTCCCGGCGGGTGTGAACAAGGCGATGGGGAACGTCACGGCGTACGACTCCATCAAGGAGGCGTTCGAGGGGATGGACGCCGTCTACAACCTCGTCGCGCTCTCGCCGCTGTTCAAGCCCAGCGGGGGCAACGAGATGCACGACAAGATTCACCGCCAGGGGACGGAGAACGTCGTGCGCGCCGCCGAGAAGCACGAGGTGGACCACCTCGTCCACATGAGCGCGCTGGGCGCCGACCCGGACGGTCCGACCGCCTACATCCGGGCGAAGGGACGAGCCGAGGAGATCGTCACCGAGTCCGTCCTTGATTGGACCGTGTTCCGGCCCTCAGTGGTGTTCGGCGACGGCGGCGAGTTCGTCTCGTTCACGAAGATGCTCGCGCCCCCGTACGTGAGCATGCTCCCCGGCGGCGGGAAGACGCGCTTCCAACCCATCTGGGTGGGGGACCTCGTGCCGATGATGAGCGACGCCCTCGAGGACGAGAAGCACGTCGGGCAGGTGTACGAGGTCGGCGGTCCGGACAAGATGACGCTGGCCGAGATAGCGAAACTAATCCACGAGTCGGACGGCCGGTCGACGACGGTCGTCTCCGTCCCGATGGGACTGGCGAAGATAGGACTCACCGTCGCCGGGTCGGTCCCGGGGTTCCCCATGGGCGCCGACCAGTACCGCTCGCTCAAGTTCGACAACGTCACCGACGACAACGACATCGGCGCCTTCGACTACTCCACCGGCGAACTGACGACGCTCAAAGCGTACCTCAACGACCGCCGCGAACGGTAG
- a CDS encoding phosphoribosylaminoimidazolesuccinocarboxamide synthase has product MTSVKEFRVEAEPTATEPGRGRFVFTDQYSVFDWGEMPDHVPGKGASLCTMGAFNFELLDLNHIPTHYVGVSEGGEVKDLGDCESPPTEMVIELTQVPDLPYLSEENAYDYDAYHAEAGENYLIPLEIVFRNTVPVGSSLRGRGSPRDYGLDADVWPEGVVDLPEPVVEFSTKYEEQDRYLDRAEAESIAGAAELDQLEELALAVNHILNERAERAGFAHEDGKIECLYHDGAIKVADVVGTFDENRFSYDGQEVSKEVVRQYYKKTDPEWVAAVADAKERAVEEGVADWRSLCEASPDPLPAAVVTAVSELYAAGTNAYTGSEWFDAPPVADAVDRVRNL; this is encoded by the coding sequence ATGACCAGCGTGAAGGAGTTCCGCGTGGAGGCGGAGCCGACGGCGACGGAACCGGGCCGCGGCCGGTTCGTGTTCACCGACCAGTACTCGGTGTTCGATTGGGGGGAGATGCCCGACCACGTCCCGGGGAAGGGGGCGTCGCTCTGCACGATGGGAGCGTTCAACTTCGAGCTTCTGGACCTCAACCACATCCCGACGCACTACGTCGGCGTGAGCGAGGGCGGCGAGGTGAAAGACCTCGGCGACTGCGAGTCGCCGCCGACGGAGATGGTCATCGAACTCACGCAGGTGCCGGACCTGCCGTATCTCTCCGAGGAGAACGCCTACGACTACGACGCCTACCACGCCGAGGCCGGCGAGAACTACCTGATTCCGCTCGAAATCGTCTTCCGAAACACCGTCCCCGTCGGCTCCAGCCTCCGCGGTCGGGGGTCCCCGCGCGACTACGGACTGGACGCCGACGTGTGGCCCGAGGGCGTCGTCGACCTGCCGGAACCGGTCGTCGAGTTCTCCACGAAGTACGAGGAACAGGACCGTTACCTCGACCGCGCCGAGGCCGAATCGATAGCCGGGGCCGCCGAGTTAGATCAATTAGAGGAACTCGCCCTCGCGGTCAATCACATCCTGAACGAACGTGCCGAGCGCGCCGGGTTCGCTCACGAGGACGGGAAGATAGAGTGTCTGTACCACGACGGCGCGATAAAAGTCGCGGACGTGGTGGGGACGTTCGACGAGAACCGATTCTCCTACGACGGCCAGGAGGTCTCCAAGGAGGTCGTCCGCCAGTACTACAAGAAGACCGACCCCGAGTGGGTGGCCGCCGTCGCCGACGCGAAGGAACGGGCCGTCGAGGAGGGCGTCGCGGACTGGCGCTCGCTCTGCGAGGCGTCGCCGGACCCCCTCCCGGCCGCCGTCGTCACCGCCGTCTCGGAACTGTACGCCGCGGGGACGAACGCCTACACCGGGTCGGAGTGGTTCGACGCGCCGCCGGTCGCGGACGCGGTCGACCGCGTACGAAACCTGTAG
- a CDS encoding tubulin/FtsZ family protein, whose protein sequence is MKLAMIGFGQAGGKIVDKFVEYDKRHGSGIVRAAVAVNSAKADLMGLEHIPQDQRVLIGQSRVKGHGVGADNELGAEIAEEDIDEVQGAVDSIPVHEVDAFLVVSGLGGGTGSGGAPVLAKHLKRIYTEPVYGIGVLPGGDEGGIYTLNAARSFQTFVREVDNLMVFDNDSWRKTGESVQGGYDEINEEIVTRFGVLFGAGEVEQGGEVAESVVDSSEIINTLAGGGVSTVGYASETVEEKSSGGGLLSRITGGGEDEQIDTAHTTNRITSLVRKAALGRLTLPCEIEGTERALLVMAGPPEHLNRKGIERGRKWIEEQTGSMEVRGGDYPIRNSGKVASVILLSGVTNVPRIKELQQVAIEAQENIDDIRQESDQNLENLVNDGEDELESLF, encoded by the coding sequence ATGAAGCTCGCAATGATCGGATTCGGGCAGGCCGGGGGAAAGATCGTCGACAAGTTCGTCGAGTACGACAAGCGGCACGGGTCCGGTATCGTCCGGGCGGCCGTCGCCGTCAACTCGGCGAAAGCCGACCTGATGGGTCTCGAACACATCCCGCAGGACCAGCGCGTACTGATCGGGCAGTCCCGCGTGAAGGGCCACGGCGTCGGCGCCGACAACGAACTCGGCGCGGAAATCGCCGAGGAGGATATCGACGAGGTGCAGGGTGCCGTCGACAGCATCCCCGTCCACGAGGTGGACGCCTTCCTCGTCGTCTCCGGTCTCGGCGGCGGCACCGGAAGCGGCGGCGCGCCGGTGCTGGCGAAACACCTGAAGCGCATCTACACGGAACCCGTCTACGGAATCGGCGTCCTGCCGGGCGGGGACGAGGGCGGTATCTACACTCTCAACGCCGCGCGGTCGTTCCAGACGTTCGTCCGCGAGGTGGACAACCTGATGGTGTTCGACAACGACTCCTGGCGGAAGACCGGAGAGTCGGTTCAGGGCGGGTACGACGAGATCAACGAGGAGATAGTGACGCGCTTCGGCGTGCTCTTCGGAGCCGGCGAGGTCGAACAGGGGGGCGAGGTCGCAGAGAGCGTTGTCGACTCCTCGGAGATTATCAACACCCTCGCGGGCGGCGGCGTCTCCACGGTCGGGTACGCCTCCGAGACCGTCGAGGAGAAGAGTTCGGGCGGCGGCCTCCTCTCGCGCATCACGGGCGGGGGCGAGGACGAGCAGATAGACACCGCTCACACGACCAACCGCATCACGTCGCTGGTCCGCAAGGCCGCGCTCGGTCGCCTCACGCTCCCCTGCGAGATAGAGGGCACAGAGCGCGCGCTGTTAGTGATGGCCGGCCCGCCGGAGCACCTCAATCGGAAAGGCATAGAGCGCGGTCGGAAGTGGATCGAAGAGCAGACCGGCAGCATGGAGGTTCGCGGCGGGGACTACCCCATCCGCAACTCCGGCAAAGTCGCGTCGGTCATCCTGCTGTCGGGCGTCACGAACGTGCCCCGCATCAAGGAACTCCAGCAGGTCGCCATCGAGGCGCAGGAGAACATCGACGATATCAGACAGGAGAGCGATCAAAACTTGGAGAATTTAGTCAACGATGGCGAAGACGAGTTGGAGTCGCTGTTCTAA
- a CDS encoding thiamine pyrophosphate-dependent dehydrogenase E1 component subunit alpha, producing the protein MHRLIGERSLADSWLDEGDARAAFRDMVRTRRFDERALALQRRGWMSGYPPFHGQEASQVGAAHAMREDDVLFPTYRSNALQIARGVPMSDVFAFRRGHPEFTSGHDVPVFPQAVPIATQIPLATGAGMAATYLEQSHAILVCFGDGATSEGDFHEGLNFAGVFDAPVVFFCENNDWAISLPRERQTASDSIAVKAEAYGFEGVQVDGNDPFAVRETVTEALADARDGSPVLVESLTYRRGPHTTADDPSAYRDDNPDLPEWRVRDPLERTEEFLRGEGAIDDEFVESTYEAADEELREAVEAVEDLPEPDPDDVFEHAYESLPPDLRAQREGMREFLTRHDPNELER; encoded by the coding sequence ATGCATCGACTCATCGGCGAGCGTTCGCTCGCCGACTCGTGGCTCGACGAGGGGGACGCGCGCGCCGCGTTCCGCGATATGGTCCGGACGCGGCGCTTCGACGAACGCGCGCTCGCGCTTCAGCGGCGCGGGTGGATGAGCGGCTATCCGCCGTTCCACGGGCAGGAGGCCTCGCAGGTGGGCGCCGCGCACGCGATGCGCGAGGACGACGTGCTCTTTCCGACGTACCGCTCGAACGCCCTCCAGATAGCCCGCGGCGTGCCGATGAGCGACGTGTTCGCCTTCCGCCGCGGCCACCCGGAGTTCACCTCGGGCCACGACGTGCCCGTCTTCCCGCAAGCCGTCCCCATCGCCACGCAGATTCCGCTGGCGACGGGCGCGGGGATGGCGGCGACGTACCTCGAACAGTCGCACGCGATACTCGTCTGCTTCGGCGACGGCGCCACCTCGGAGGGCGACTTCCACGAGGGGCTGAACTTCGCGGGCGTGTTCGACGCCCCCGTCGTCTTCTTCTGTGAGAACAACGACTGGGCCATCTCGCTGCCGCGGGAGCGCCAGACCGCCAGCGACTCCATCGCCGTCAAGGCCGAGGCGTACGGTTTCGAGGGCGTGCAGGTGGACGGCAACGACCCGTTCGCCGTCCGCGAGACGGTCACGGAGGCGCTGGCGGACGCGCGCGACGGCAGCCCCGTCCTCGTCGAGAGCCTCACGTACCGGCGAGGGCCGCACACGACGGCCGACGACCCGAGCGCCTACCGCGACGACAACCCGGACCTCCCCGAGTGGCGCGTCCGCGACCCCCTCGAACGGACCGAGGAGTTCCTGCGCGGGGAGGGAGCGATAGACGACGAGTTCGTGGAGTCGACGTACGAAGCGGCCGACGAGGAACTCCGCGAGGCCGTCGAGGCGGTGGAGGACCTGCCGGAACCCGACCCCGACGACGTGTTCGAACACGCCTACGAGTCGCTGCCGCCGGACCTACGGGCGCAGCGAGAGGGGATGCGCGAGTTCCTGACCCGGCACGACCCGAACGAACTGGAGCGCTGA
- the tmk gene encoding dTMP kinase yields MLITLEGLDGSGKTTVWEALRDVYPDAVFTREPTESWYGDAVYRSMADEDADSLAELFLFTADHADHLSRVIRPALAEDDLVISDRYSDSRFAYQAASLEDSDLRRPLEFIRGIHAAFSRPPDATIYLDVDPETAAARAGATNKFERASYLARVRENYERLIDAEPHRFVRVDATQSPEDVVEMVERSVERLVREDGDDGRRG; encoded by the coding sequence ATGCTCATCACGCTGGAGGGGTTGGACGGGAGCGGGAAGACCACCGTCTGGGAGGCGCTACGGGACGTCTACCCCGACGCAGTGTTCACCCGCGAGCCCACCGAGTCGTGGTACGGCGACGCCGTCTACCGCTCGATGGCCGACGAGGACGCCGACTCCCTCGCGGAACTGTTCCTCTTCACGGCGGACCACGCCGACCACCTCTCGCGGGTGATTCGCCCCGCTCTCGCGGAGGACGACCTCGTCATCTCCGACCGGTACTCGGACTCGCGCTTCGCGTACCAAGCGGCGTCGCTCGAAGACTCGGACCTGCGCCGCCCGCTAGAGTTCATCCGGGGCATCCACGCGGCATTCTCCCGACCCCCCGACGCGACAATCTACCTCGACGTCGACCCCGAGACGGCCGCCGCCCGCGCCGGCGCGACGAACAAGTTCGAGCGCGCCTCCTACTTGGCGCGGGTACGAGAGAACTACGAGCGACTCATCGACGCCGAACCGCACCGCTTCGTCCGCGTCGACGCGACGCAGTCTCCCGAAGACGTGGTCGAGATGGTCGAGCGGAGCGTCGAGCGACTCGTCCGCGAGGACGGTGACGACGGGCGTCGGGGCTAA
- a CDS encoding metal-dependent hydrolase yields the protein MMVTTHAAAALLFFGAPASLLAPQFALPALAGALLGGIAPDIDLFVGTHRKTLHFPVYASLAGLGAAVVAAFAPSPLTVAAATFLLGAGLHAASDWFGASDELRPWERTSLRAVYLHPAKRWLEPRHVVRYDGAPEDFLLTLVFSLPVAYLFDGPVRIVVGAGLLVAAAYTLFRRRVPDILGI from the coding sequence ATGATGGTGACGACTCACGCGGCCGCCGCGCTCCTCTTCTTCGGCGCGCCCGCGTCCCTCCTCGCGCCGCAGTTCGCCCTGCCGGCCCTCGCCGGGGCGCTTCTCGGCGGCATCGCGCCCGACATCGACCTGTTCGTCGGGACGCACCGCAAGACGCTGCACTTCCCCGTCTACGCCTCGCTCGCGGGACTGGGAGCCGCCGTCGTCGCCGCTTTCGCACCCTCCCCCCTGACCGTCGCCGCGGCGACGTTCCTCCTCGGTGCGGGCCTGCACGCCGCCTCCGACTGGTTCGGCGCCAGTGACGAACTCCGGCCGTGGGAGCGTACGTCCCTCCGCGCGGTGTATCTCCACCCGGCGAAACGCTGGTTAGAACCCCGTCACGTCGTCCGGTACGACGGCGCGCCGGAGGATTTCCTGCTCACGCTCGTCTTCTCGCTACCGGTCGCGTACCTCTTCGACGGTCCCGTCCGCATCGTCGTCGGGGCGGGACTCCTCGTCGCTGCGGCGTACACGCTCTTCCGTCGACGCGTCCCCGACATTCTCGGCATCTGA
- the cofG gene encoding 7,8-didemethyl-8-hydroxy-5-deazariboflavin synthase subunit CofG — MFPAAETYGIELEPDDADVERLLAVTPADASPASELTFSRNVFLPLTTACRYTCTYCTYYDVPGEAALMSPEDVRETLRLGADAGCTEALFTFGDEPDERYTAVHDQLAEWGYEDMLDYLRDCCEMAMEEGLLAHSNPGDLSEEQFERLAPINASMGVMLETTADVKAHSGGRRKTPGQRLNTLRAAGRVGVPFTTGLLIGIGETWRDRAESLLAIRELHERYDHVQEVIVQNVVPNERSDFERPSLETMRRVVAMARVALPEEVSVQVPPNLSPTRDLLDCGVDDLGGVSPVTDDYVNPDYAWPALDELRDIADGADVPLYERLPVYERYLPERHRRPGFDGVETDRSWLSDRVARAMDADDVHGERYRGVARRDGPLAVGSAD, encoded by the coding sequence GTGTTCCCCGCGGCCGAGACGTACGGCATCGAACTCGAACCCGACGACGCCGACGTCGAACGACTGCTCGCCGTGACGCCCGCGGACGCCTCCCCGGCGTCCGAACTCACGTTCTCGCGGAACGTCTTCCTCCCGCTGACGACGGCCTGTCGGTACACCTGCACCTACTGCACCTACTACGACGTGCCCGGCGAGGCGGCGCTCATGTCCCCCGAGGACGTGCGCGAGACGCTTCGACTCGGCGCCGACGCCGGATGCACGGAGGCGCTGTTCACGTTCGGCGACGAACCCGACGAGCGCTACACGGCGGTTCACGACCAGTTGGCCGAGTGGGGGTACGAGGACATGCTCGACTACCTCCGCGACTGCTGCGAGATGGCGATGGAGGAGGGTCTGCTGGCGCACTCGAACCCCGGCGACCTCTCCGAGGAACAGTTCGAACGCCTCGCGCCCATCAACGCGAGCATGGGCGTCATGCTGGAGACGACGGCCGACGTGAAAGCCCACTCGGGCGGCCGGCGGAAGACGCCCGGCCAACGTCTTAACACCCTCCGCGCGGCGGGGAGAGTCGGCGTTCCGTTCACGACCGGCCTTTTAATTGGAATTGGCGAGACGTGGCGCGACCGCGCGGAGAGCCTCCTCGCGATACGTGAACTGCACGAGCGCTACGACCACGTCCAAGAGGTCATCGTCCAGAACGTCGTGCCGAACGAGCGCTCGGACTTCGAACGGCCCTCGCTGGAGACCATGCGCCGCGTCGTCGCCATGGCGCGGGTCGCCCTCCCGGAGGAGGTATCCGTGCAGGTTCCGCCGAACCTCTCGCCGACGCGCGACCTCTTGGACTGCGGCGTCGACGACCTGGGCGGCGTCTCTCCGGTCACCGACGACTACGTCAACCCGGACTACGCCTGGCCCGCGCTGGACGAACTCCGCGATATCGCCGACGGCGCCGACGTTCCGCTGTACGAGCGACTACCCGTCTACGAGCGGTACCTCCCGGAACGCCACCGTCGTCCCGGCTTCGACGGCGTCGAGACGGACCGCTCGTGGCTCTCCGACCGGGTCGCGCGCGCGATGGACGCCGACGACGTGCACGGCGAACGCTACCGCGGCGTCGCCCGCCGGGACGGACCGCTGGCGGTCGGGTCGGCCGACTGA
- a CDS encoding Lrp/AsnC ligand binding domain-containing protein: MVHAYIMVKTGAGVSETLLAPIRELETVTEAHVVAGAYDIIAEVTSDEVYQVLQTASSGIQGLDGVTDTKTYISMED; encoded by the coding sequence ATGGTACACGCCTACATCATGGTGAAGACGGGGGCGGGCGTCTCCGAGACGCTCCTCGCGCCGATTCGGGAGTTAGAGACGGTGACGGAGGCGCACGTCGTCGCGGGCGCGTACGACATCATCGCGGAGGTGACGTCCGACGAGGTGTATCAGGTCCTTCAGACGGCCTCCAGCGGGATTCAGGGGCTCGACGGCGTCACCGATACGAAGACGTACATCTCGATGGAAGACTGA
- the cofC gene encoding 2-phospho-L-lactate guanylyltransferase, which yields MQVVVPYAARDPKSRLADVLDADERRAFARAMRADVVDAVRAAGGTPTLLTTAPPESSEDPALDGVAVAVDDRPLTDAVDDALPEGPGETVAVVMADLALATPESLTRLFETTGDVAIAPGRGGGTNALVVRHPDFRVDYHGASYRDHRRIAADASLSVGVVDSMRLATDVDEPVDFAEVLLHGERRARDWLADAGFEVVVREGRVGVRRSE from the coding sequence ATGCAGGTCGTCGTCCCGTACGCGGCGCGTGACCCGAAGAGCCGCCTCGCCGACGTTCTCGACGCCGACGAGCGGCGGGCGTTCGCCCGAGCGATGCGCGCGGACGTAGTCGACGCCGTCCGCGCCGCCGGCGGGACGCCGACCCTCCTGACGACCGCCCCGCCGGAGTCGAGCGAGGACCCCGCGCTCGACGGCGTCGCCGTCGCCGTCGACGACAGACCGCTCACGGACGCCGTCGACGACGCGCTTCCGGAGGGGCCGGGCGAGACGGTGGCCGTCGTCATGGCCGACCTCGCGCTGGCGACGCCCGAGTCGCTGACCAGACTGTTCGAGACGACCGGCGACGTGGCGATAGCGCCGGGTCGCGGCGGCGGGACGAACGCGCTGGTCGTCCGCCACCCCGACTTCCGGGTCGACTACCACGGCGCGTCGTACCGCGACCACCGCCGAATCGCGGCCGACGCCAGCCTCTCGGTGGGCGTCGTCGACTCGATGCGACTGGCGACGGACGTCGACGAACCCGTCGACTTTGCGGAGGTCCTCCTCCACGGCGAGAGGCGGGCGCGCGACTGGCTTGCGGACGCCGGCTTCGAGGTGGTCGTCCGGGAGGGGCGCGTCGGCGTCCGCCGGTCGGAGTAG
- the cofH gene encoding 7,8-didemethyl-8-hydroxy-5-deazariboflavin synthase subunit CofH, with the protein MTDAPVPSEEEVEFDHVPDTDQSFENALAKARAGDRLAVADGIELMTTGTDRSGIDLRRKEQVLEAADRRRAEVVGDDVTFVANLNNNVTTACNTGCLFCNFKNTAHQFESDHEGEHTGFTKTPAESREIVEDALDTGIYEVTSVSGLHPAFVLNEEHREILAGYENPYAEVDYKPPAAYDKDPGTYVDQMRAMSVGGAHLHSMTPEEAYHARRGTDWSYEKVYRELKAAGLSSAPGTAAEILVPEVREVICPGKISTEEWVEGMEGAMAAGLDVTATIMYGHVENAAHRVMHLKVIRDLQDRTGGITEFVPLSFVHQNTPLYDRGLVTEGASDAEDELMVAVARLFLDNVDNVQSSWVKYGNAKGLKLLNCGANDFMGTILSEEITKRAGGGYGEYRSFDDYVDMVSAIGRPPVERSTDYRQTRPLDPDDGPHGPTLGPRADGTPMLSDADSDSGSGDGDDGAPAPADD; encoded by the coding sequence ATGACCGACGCGCCGGTACCGAGCGAGGAGGAGGTCGAGTTCGACCACGTGCCCGACACCGACCAGTCGTTCGAGAACGCCCTCGCGAAGGCGCGCGCCGGCGACCGACTCGCCGTCGCCGACGGCATCGAACTGATGACGACGGGGACGGACCGGTCGGGGATCGACCTCCGACGCAAAGAGCAGGTGCTGGAGGCCGCGGACCGCCGCCGCGCCGAGGTGGTCGGCGACGACGTCACCTTCGTGGCGAACCTGAACAACAACGTCACGACGGCCTGCAACACCGGCTGTCTGTTCTGTAACTTCAAGAACACCGCCCACCAGTTCGAGTCCGACCACGAGGGCGAACACACCGGGTTCACGAAGACGCCCGCGGAGTCGCGCGAAATCGTCGAGGACGCCCTCGATACCGGCATCTACGAGGTGACCTCCGTCTCGGGCCTCCACCCCGCGTTCGTCCTGAACGAGGAGCACCGCGAGATTCTGGCGGGCTACGAGAACCCCTACGCCGAGGTGGACTACAAGCCGCCGGCGGCGTACGACAAAGACCCCGGGACCTACGTCGACCAGATGCGCGCGATGTCCGTCGGCGGCGCCCACCTCCACTCGATGACGCCCGAGGAGGCCTACCACGCCCGCCGCGGCACCGACTGGTCCTACGAGAAGGTGTACCGAGAACTGAAGGCCGCGGGTCTCTCGTCCGCACCGGGTACCGCCGCGGAGATTCTCGTCCCCGAGGTGCGCGAAGTCATCTGCCCGGGGAAGATTTCGACCGAGGAGTGGGTCGAAGGGATGGAGGGCGCGATGGCCGCCGGTCTCGACGTGACGGCGACCATCATGTACGGGCACGTCGAGAACGCCGCCCACCGCGTGATGCACCTGAAGGTCATCCGAGACCTGCAGGACCGCACCGGCGGCATCACGGAGTTCGTCCCCCTCTCCTTCGTCCACCAGAACACGCCGCTGTACGACCGGGGACTCGTCACGGAGGGGGCCTCCGACGCAGAGGACGAACTGATGGTCGCCGTCGCGCGCCTCTTTCTCGACAACGTGGACAACGTGCAGTCCTCGTGGGTGAAGTACGGCAACGCGAAGGGGCTGAAACTGCTCAACTGCGGCGCCAACGACTTCATGGGCACCATCCTCTCCGAGGAGATAACGAAGCGCGCGGGCGGCGGCTACGGCGAGTACCGCTCGTTCGACGACTACGTCGACATGGTGTCGGCCATCGGCCGCCCGCCGGTGGAACGCTCGACGGACTACCGACAGACGCGTCCGCTCGACCCCGACGACGGCCCGCACGGCCCGACGCTCGGCCCGCGCGCGGACGGGACGCCCATGCTCTCGGACGCCGACTCCGACTCCGGTTCCGGAGACGGGGACGACGGCGCTCCCGCTCCCGCGGACGACTGA
- a CDS encoding DUF5518 domain-containing protein, producing the protein MYDESVVGAERDGTGFWVSALLGAVVSVVTSFVPFSPVIGGGVAGYLHAGSREDGLRVGAASGAIAAIPVVLLVALVFGGFGFFTIVENAFGATAFFAGLLLVVALLVVTLSAGLSAVGGYLGVYVREETRNGDGARRRGESVDVDADSSL; encoded by the coding sequence ATGTACGATGAGTCAGTCGTCGGTGCGGAACGGGACGGAACGGGCTTTTGGGTCAGCGCCCTCCTCGGCGCGGTGGTGAGCGTGGTCACCTCCTTCGTTCCCTTCTCCCCCGTCATCGGGGGCGGAGTGGCGGGATACCTCCACGCCGGGTCGCGCGAGGACGGCCTCCGCGTCGGTGCCGCCTCGGGCGCCATCGCCGCGATTCCCGTCGTCCTCCTCGTCGCCCTCGTCTTCGGCGGCTTCGGGTTCTTCACCATCGTGGAGAACGCGTTCGGCGCGACGGCGTTCTTCGCCGGCCTCCTGCTGGTCGTCGCGCTGCTCGTCGTGACGCTCTCGGCCGGGTTGTCCGCCGTGGGCGGTTACCTCGGCGTCTACGTCCGCGAAGAGACCCGGAACGGGGACGGCGCCCGCCGCCGCGGCGAGAGCGTCGACGTCGACGCCGACTCCTCCCTCTGA